In Triticum aestivum cultivar Chinese Spring chromosome 5B, IWGSC CS RefSeq v2.1, whole genome shotgun sequence, the following proteins share a genomic window:
- the LOC123115498 gene encoding uncharacterized protein: protein MLQLLPAYRRRPFASSSQPTDALVPAASSQSVEPKMKRNGDIKSFFWNYEASKRKKAAAEEQPEYEDIVSNIEDEAVLPPPLVHSAEIVVDIEDEAFHSNAKIESDSEDEAASPQHPCARP, encoded by the exons ATGCTGCAGCTACTACCGGCCTACCGCCGCCGACCCTTCGCCTCATCCTCACAGCCGACCGACGCCCTCGTCCCAGCGGCCAGTTCTCAGTCAGTGG AACCGAAGATGAAGAGGAATGGTGACATTAAGTCCTTTTTCTGGAATTATGAGGCTTCTAAAAGAAAGAAGGCTGCAGCCGAAGAGCAACCTGAATATGAAGATATAGTGTCAAATATTGAAGATGAAGCAGTCCTTCCTCCACCTCTAGTCCATTCTGCAGAGATTGTAGTTGATATTGAAGATGAAGCATTCCATTCCAATGCAAAGATTGAAAGTGATAGTGAAGATGAAGCGGCATCACCCCAACATCCATGTGCAAGGCCATAA